A single genomic interval of Mucilaginibacter boryungensis harbors:
- a CDS encoding glycoside hydrolase family 78 protein → MTIKRYYLLLLLLPLQTLAQSLKVTALQCEYRHNPQGVEALAPRLSWQLQSPKQGVLQTAYRVLVADDAAKLAANNGNVWDSKKINSGASIQIAYQGKALQAAKTYYWKVMVWDNKDNVSAWSSIYTWQMGLLTKADWHGAQWIAYDKIPDTSIIVPFIHLRGPKKLGYENDVLPLMRKTFSVKAPVKKATLYICGLGHFELSLNGKKVGDHFLDPGWTQYDKQALYVPFDITKDLKVGQNTVGIMLGNGFYYIPRDKRYRKLTGAFGHPEMICRLVMERADGTVENLISDQTWKTAPGPITFTSIYAGEDYNANLEQKGWDTNNFNDAKWQRVITIDGNPELNAQAADPLKVMQVFTPQSQKQLSTGAVVYDMGQNFSGIPQITVQGKKGDTVKIIPAELINADGSANQKGSGGPHYYNYILKGGDVETWQPRFTYYGFRYVQVESNAKIINVKGLHTRNSAVSTGNFTCSNELFNKTFKLIDWAIRSNMASVLTDCPHREKLGWLEEAHLMGSSVRYNYNIHQLALKCINDMRYAQTPEGLIPEIAPEFTHFTEPFRDSPEWGSNGIILPWYVYQWYGDKQVLADSYDMMKRYLAYLDKKSNNHILSQGLGDWYDLGPKPPGLSQHTPKGVTATSIYYYDLGIAAKTARLLGKDDDAKDYQKLAAEVRASYNKEFFNADTKEYATGSQAANAMSVYMGLVEEKDKEAVINNIVKDLKEHGNALTAGDIGYRYLLRVLDDAGRSDVIYAMNNRDDVPGYGYQLKHGATSLTESWPALPAVSNNHLMLGHLMEWFYSGLTGIREAEGSVAFNKIEIRPQVVGDITSVSASYQSPYGLISSSWKKQAGKFELKVSIPANTTAVVYLPNKKVNIGSGNYTFVAQ, encoded by the coding sequence ATGACTATAAAAAGATATTATTTGCTGCTGTTATTGCTGCCCCTGCAAACGCTGGCGCAATCACTCAAGGTTACCGCTTTGCAATGCGAATACAGACATAACCCCCAAGGTGTTGAGGCTTTAGCGCCTCGATTAAGCTGGCAATTACAAAGCCCTAAACAGGGTGTTTTGCAAACCGCTTATCGTGTACTGGTGGCCGATGACGCCGCTAAGCTGGCAGCGAATAATGGCAATGTTTGGGACAGCAAAAAGATAAATTCAGGCGCATCTATCCAAATAGCTTATCAAGGTAAAGCTTTGCAGGCCGCTAAAACATATTATTGGAAAGTAATGGTTTGGGATAACAAAGACAATGTTTCAGCCTGGAGCAGCATTTATACCTGGCAAATGGGACTGCTTACCAAAGCCGATTGGCATGGTGCGCAATGGATAGCTTATGATAAAATACCGGATACATCTATCATAGTGCCTTTTATCCACCTGCGCGGACCAAAAAAGTTGGGCTATGAAAATGATGTGCTGCCGCTGATGCGTAAAACCTTCTCGGTGAAAGCGCCGGTAAAAAAGGCTACGCTTTACATCTGCGGACTGGGGCATTTTGAACTAAGTCTGAACGGCAAAAAAGTAGGTGACCATTTCCTTGACCCGGGATGGACACAATATGACAAACAAGCGCTGTATGTGCCGTTTGATATTACCAAAGATTTAAAAGTCGGACAAAACACCGTCGGTATAATGCTGGGCAACGGCTTTTACTATATCCCCCGGGATAAACGATACCGCAAACTCACCGGTGCATTCGGTCACCCTGAAATGATTTGCCGTTTGGTGATGGAGCGTGCGGATGGCACCGTTGAAAATTTAATAAGCGACCAAACCTGGAAAACCGCGCCCGGGCCCATCACTTTCACCAGCATTTACGCGGGCGAGGATTACAACGCTAACCTTGAACAAAAAGGCTGGGATACCAACAATTTTAACGATGCTAAATGGCAAAGGGTAATTACCATTGATGGTAACCCTGAACTAAACGCCCAGGCAGCCGACCCGCTGAAAGTGATGCAGGTGTTCACGCCGCAAAGCCAAAAACAGCTGAGCACCGGCGCGGTGGTTTATGATATGGGCCAGAATTTCTCCGGCATCCCGCAAATTACAGTGCAGGGCAAAAAAGGCGATACAGTAAAGATCATCCCGGCTGAATTAATTAATGCTGATGGCAGCGCTAATCAAAAAGGATCAGGCGGACCACATTATTATAATTATATCCTGAAAGGTGGAGATGTGGAAACCTGGCAGCCGCGTTTTACTTATTACGGCTTCAGATATGTACAGGTAGAAAGCAATGCTAAGATTATCAATGTTAAAGGCTTGCATACGCGCAATTCAGCTGTATCGACTGGTAATTTCACCTGTTCTAACGAATTGTTTAATAAAACATTTAAGCTGATAGACTGGGCCATCCGCAGCAATATGGCCAGTGTGCTTACTGATTGCCCGCACCGCGAAAAATTGGGTTGGCTGGAAGAAGCGCATCTGATGGGTAGTTCAGTTCGGTATAATTATAATATTCATCAACTGGCGCTGAAATGTATTAATGACATGCGCTATGCCCAAACCCCCGAGGGTTTGATCCCTGAGATTGCGCCGGAGTTTACCCATTTTACCGAACCTTTCCGCGATTCGCCGGAGTGGGGGAGCAACGGCATTATTTTGCCATGGTATGTTTACCAATGGTATGGCGATAAGCAGGTGCTGGCCGACAGTTACGATATGATGAAGCGCTACCTGGCTTATCTTGACAAAAAATCTAACAATCATATTCTTAGTCAGGGATTGGGCGATTGGTACGACTTAGGGCCAAAACCACCCGGCTTGTCGCAGCATACGCCTAAAGGTGTTACCGCTACGTCTATTTATTATTACGATCTGGGCATCGCGGCAAAAACGGCCCGGTTATTAGGTAAAGATGATGACGCGAAAGACTATCAAAAGTTAGCTGCGGAAGTGCGTGCGTCTTACAATAAAGAGTTTTTCAATGCTGATACTAAAGAGTACGCTACCGGCAGTCAGGCGGCAAATGCCATGTCAGTTTACATGGGTTTGGTTGAGGAAAAGGACAAGGAAGCCGTTATAAACAATATTGTAAAAGACCTGAAGGAGCACGGAAATGCACTTACCGCCGGCGATATCGGCTACCGTTATCTGCTAAGAGTGCTGGATGATGCCGGTCGCTCAGATGTGATATATGCGATGAACAATCGCGACGACGTGCCGGGTTATGGTTACCAATTGAAGCACGGCGCTACATCTTTGACAGAATCATGGCCTGCCCTGCCGGCAGTATCCAACAACCACCTGATGCTGGGCCACCTGATGGAATGGTTCTATAGTGGACTGACTGGTATCCGCGAAGCTGAAGGCAGTGTCGCTTTCAATAAAATTGAGATCAGGCCGCAGGTGGTTGGCGATATTACGTCAGTATCTGCAAGTTATCAATCGCCTTATGGTTTAATTTCGAGCAGTTGGAAAAAACAGGCTGGTAAATTTGAGTTGAAAGTAAGTATACCTGCCAATACAACGGCGGTTGTATATCTGCCCAATAAAAAAGTAAATATAGGTTCAGGTAACTACACATTTGTCGCCCAATAA
- a CDS encoding glycoside hydrolase family protein produces MKRTIKYLIMLIAISATINASAQSKKVKATTALPTTVSDKVMQGIYKEIKTPYKYGLVIATDDNSKKADCPSVFRRGNDWFMTYLIFNGRGYETWLAQSKDLLHWYTKGRILSFSDSTSGAWDANQKAGYIALQDPAWGGSYALQQYQGKYWMSYFGGKDKGYEKGLLSIGIASTAKDPSTVHDWDRLDHPVLMATDANVSWWDNHTLYKETVIWDKERHTGHPFVMYYNANGDSLNKKRGAERIGMATSDDMVTWTRYGKDPVLNHNVGITGDPYLQKIGNVWVMFYFGAFWKNTNGAFNRFACSYDLIHWTEWNGDNLIQSSEPYDDLFAHKSFVVKWKGVVYHFYCAVNKADQRGIAVATSKDMGKSTVNFVAPPEKKKK; encoded by the coding sequence ATGAAACGAACGATCAAATATTTAATAATGCTTATCGCGATAAGCGCAACTATTAACGCATCCGCGCAAAGCAAAAAAGTAAAAGCCACAACTGCATTGCCAACTACAGTTAGTGACAAAGTAATGCAGGGCATCTACAAAGAAATTAAAACGCCCTACAAATATGGCTTAGTGATCGCTACGGATGATAACTCTAAAAAAGCCGATTGCCCCAGCGTGTTCCGCAGGGGGAACGATTGGTTTATGACCTATTTAATTTTTAACGGTCGTGGTTACGAAACCTGGCTGGCGCAAAGTAAGGATTTGCTGCACTGGTACACAAAAGGTCGCATCTTGTCTTTTAGTGATAGCACCAGCGGTGCCTGGGATGCTAATCAAAAAGCGGGGTACATAGCTTTACAAGACCCGGCCTGGGGCGGTAGTTATGCTTTGCAACAATATCAGGGTAAATATTGGATGAGCTACTTTGGCGGCAAGGATAAAGGCTATGAAAAAGGCCTGCTATCTATTGGGATTGCCTCTACCGCTAAAGACCCATCAACCGTGCACGATTGGGACAGGCTTGACCACCCGGTGCTAATGGCTACCGATGCTAATGTGAGCTGGTGGGATAACCACACGCTGTACAAAGAAACCGTTATTTGGGATAAGGAGAGGCATACCGGTCACCCGTTTGTGATGTATTATAATGCTAATGGCGACAGTCTGAACAAAAAGCGCGGCGCCGAACGCATTGGCATGGCTACCAGCGATGACATGGTGACCTGGACGCGCTACGGTAAAGACCCGGTGTTAAACCATAATGTTGGTATTACCGGCGACCCGTACCTTCAAAAAATTGGCAATGTATGGGTGATGTTCTACTTCGGTGCGTTTTGGAAAAACACTAACGGTGCTTTCAACCGGTTTGCCTGTTCGTACGATTTGATACACTGGACAGAATGGAACGGCGATAACCTGATTCAATCAAGCGAGCCTTATGATGACCTGTTCGCGCATAAATCGTTTGTGGTGAAGTGGAAAGGCGTGGTTTATCATTTCTACTGCGCTGTAAATAAAGCCGACCAGCGGGGGATAGCGGTAGCCACATCAAAAGATATGGGCAAAAGCACGGTGAACTTTGTAGCCCCGCCGGAAAAGAAAAAGAAGTAA
- a CDS encoding sugar-binding domain-containing protein translates to MRNLYLICLLLLGTLAQAQTARKTEDFDGGWKFLLGDEPQAKNVAFNDHNWRALDLPHDWSIEGKFDEKAPTTQAEAGLPAGIGWYRKTFTVPASAKNKHVFIDFDGVYRNSEVWINGHWLGKRPNGYISFEHELTNYLKFGQQNVIAVKVDNSEQPNSRWYSGSGIYRNVWLVTTNDTHFSHWGTFITTPKVDRTQATINIKTTIHHALTQRADLKITVLDAQKKVVASKLIALKDTAVNQNVSISKPMLWSVNRPYLYQIKLQVISGKQVLDDQVFTMGIRTYNFDTDKGFSLNGERMKIKGVCLHHDEGALGSAVHIRAIERQLQILKDMGCNAIRTSHNPPAPELLDLCDRMGFLVMDEAFDMWKKKKNKFDYSKDWDKWHVQDLQDQVLRDRNHPSVFVWSIGNEIREQFDSTGISIGRELVGIVKSIDQTRPVTSALSDADPKENFIYQSGALDLVGLNYHIETYADFQKNYPGQKFIGTEQMSALATRGHYDMPSDSIRRWPKDGKTSLKDGNPDLTVSSYDNVSAYWGSTHEETWKIIKKYDFLSGLFVWSGFDFLGEPVPYLWPARSSYYGIVDLAGFPKDAYYMYQSEWTNKPVLHLFPHWNWQLGKTVDVWAYYNNADEVELYLNNKSLGVKKKTGDELHVMWRVKYQPGTLKAVSRRDGKTVLTTQIVTAGQPYQIKLSADRSKIKAGGKDLSYITVSVLDKQGNPVPVADNLVKFNIQGAGVLKGVDNGCQTNLEPFTAQQIKLFNGLALGIIQSKHAGGKISVTIAGNGLKPASLALISY, encoded by the coding sequence ATGCGGAATTTATACCTGATATGTTTATTACTACTGGGCACTTTAGCCCAGGCCCAAACAGCGCGCAAAACCGAAGATTTTGACGGCGGTTGGAAATTTCTTTTAGGGGATGAACCGCAGGCGAAAAATGTAGCCTTTAATGACCATAACTGGCGGGCGCTCGACTTGCCGCACGACTGGAGCATTGAAGGTAAGTTTGACGAAAAAGCACCCACTACCCAAGCCGAGGCGGGTTTACCAGCCGGTATTGGCTGGTACCGTAAAACGTTCACTGTTCCTGCATCAGCAAAAAATAAACATGTTTTTATTGATTTTGATGGCGTTTATCGTAACAGCGAGGTTTGGATAAACGGGCATTGGTTAGGCAAACGGCCTAACGGCTATATCTCATTTGAACATGAACTGACTAACTACCTAAAGTTTGGGCAGCAGAATGTGATTGCTGTTAAAGTTGATAATTCAGAACAACCAAATTCGCGTTGGTATTCAGGCTCGGGGATATACCGTAATGTGTGGCTGGTGACGACTAATGATACCCATTTCTCGCATTGGGGCACTTTTATCACTACACCAAAGGTTGACAGGACACAGGCCACAATCAACATAAAAACAACCATTCATCATGCGCTTACACAGCGTGCTGATCTTAAAATAACTGTACTGGATGCGCAGAAAAAGGTGGTAGCCAGTAAGCTAATTGCCTTAAAAGATACTGCTGTTAATCAAAATGTCAGCATTAGCAAACCTATGTTATGGTCTGTTAATCGTCCCTACCTATATCAAATCAAGCTACAGGTAATATCCGGTAAGCAGGTTTTGGATGATCAGGTTTTCACTATGGGTATCCGCACTTATAATTTCGATACCGATAAAGGCTTCAGTTTGAACGGCGAGCGCATGAAGATAAAAGGCGTCTGTCTGCACCACGATGAGGGGGCCTTAGGTTCGGCCGTGCATATCCGCGCTATTGAACGGCAGTTGCAGATACTAAAAGATATGGGCTGCAATGCTATCCGTACATCGCACAATCCGCCTGCGCCCGAGCTGTTAGACCTGTGTGACCGTATGGGTTTCCTGGTGATGGATGAGGCTTTTGACATGTGGAAGAAGAAGAAAAACAAGTTCGATTACTCAAAAGACTGGGATAAATGGCATGTGCAGGACTTGCAGGACCAGGTACTGCGCGACCGCAATCACCCATCAGTTTTTGTATGGAGCATAGGGAACGAGATACGTGAGCAGTTTGACAGCACCGGCATCAGTATTGGCCGGGAACTAGTTGGCATTGTAAAAAGTATAGATCAAACCCGTCCGGTAACATCCGCGCTAAGTGATGCTGACCCCAAAGAGAATTTTATTTACCAAAGCGGCGCGCTTGATTTGGTTGGGTTAAACTATCATATTGAAACCTATGCCGATTTTCAGAAAAATTATCCCGGGCAAAAGTTTATTGGTACCGAACAAATGTCGGCACTGGCAACACGAGGGCATTATGATATGCCGTCGGATAGTATCCGCCGCTGGCCTAAGGATGGTAAGACATCGCTGAAGGATGGCAATCCCGACTTGACCGTTTCATCTTATGATAACGTTTCTGCTTATTGGGGAAGCACACACGAGGAAACCTGGAAGATCATCAAAAAATACGATTTCCTGTCGGGTTTGTTTGTATGGAGCGGCTTCGACTTTTTGGGTGAACCTGTGCCATACCTGTGGCCTGCGCGCAGTTCGTACTATGGCATTGTCGATTTGGCAGGCTTCCCGAAAGATGCGTACTATATGTACCAAAGCGAGTGGACCAATAAACCCGTTTTACACCTGTTCCCGCATTGGAACTGGCAGCTTGGGAAAACAGTGGATGTTTGGGCGTATTATAACAATGCCGACGAGGTAGAGCTATATTTGAACAATAAAAGCTTGGGCGTAAAAAAGAAAACAGGTGATGAACTGCATGTGATGTGGAGGGTTAAGTATCAGCCTGGCACACTGAAAGCCGTATCGCGCAGGGATGGCAAAACAGTGCTTACTACCCAAATTGTTACCGCAGGACAACCTTATCAAATTAAACTAAGTGCCGACAGGAGCAAAATAAAAGCGGGCGGAAAAGACCTTTCTTATATAACAGTGTCTGTTTTAGACAAACAGGGTAATCCCGTGCCGGTTGCCGATAACTTAGTAAAGTTTAATATACAGGGCGCCGGAGTATTGAAAGGTGTAGATAACGGCTGCCAAACCAATCTTGAACCATTTACCGCGCAGCAAATAAAACTGTTCAATGGTTTGGCTTTGGGAATTATACAATCTAAACACGCGGGTGGTAAAATCAGTGTCACCATAGCGGGGAATGGGTTAAAACCTGCCAGTTTAGCTTTAATTTCCTACTAA
- a CDS encoding substrate-binding domain-containing protein — MKQQNIFDFINVDGLSLTPKYIQLANSIQDAVISGKIKNNWILPSLHELTYHLEISKETADRGYKYLRDLGVLSSVPGKGHYVTAKTIEQPRKVFLMLDKLTAGRKMFYDMFSEVLGDNVAIDFYIYNDDFELFKKLLDRRRDGYSHYVILPNFSEGGERAHELINALPKDKLILLDKSINGVDGEYGAVFENFRRNIYKAMETVLEDLSKYDTIKILSSPQVYLSPEIIKGFNLFCQQYAFERGVENDVDSLEVQKGQVFICLDDDDLVVLIEKIRGQGLEVGKDVGIISYNETPLKKYILKGITTISTDFEQMGVKAAKMILKNQMEQVELDCRLKVRNSL, encoded by the coding sequence ATGAAGCAACAAAATATCTTCGATTTTATTAATGTCGACGGCTTGTCATTGACACCCAAATACATACAATTGGCTAATTCTATACAGGACGCGGTAATCTCCGGTAAGATAAAAAACAACTGGATATTGCCATCATTGCATGAACTGACCTATCATTTGGAAATATCGAAAGAAACTGCCGACCGGGGGTACAAGTACCTGCGCGATTTGGGTGTACTATCATCCGTGCCGGGCAAAGGGCACTACGTTACTGCAAAAACCATTGAGCAGCCCCGTAAAGTATTCCTGATGCTGGACAAACTGACAGCAGGCCGTAAAATGTTTTACGATATGTTTAGCGAAGTGCTGGGCGATAACGTAGCTATCGACTTTTACATTTATAACGATGATTTTGAGCTGTTTAAAAAACTGCTTGATCGCCGTCGCGATGGCTATTCGCACTACGTGATACTCCCCAATTTTAGTGAAGGCGGCGAACGCGCCCATGAATTAATAAACGCCCTGCCAAAGGATAAGTTGATACTGCTGGATAAATCTATAAATGGTGTGGATGGTGAATACGGCGCTGTTTTTGAAAACTTTAGGCGCAATATTTATAAAGCCATGGAAACCGTACTGGAAGATTTGAGCAAGTACGATACTATTAAAATATTATCATCGCCGCAGGTTTACCTATCGCCCGAAATTATTAAAGGCTTTAATTTATTTTGTCAGCAATACGCGTTTGAGCGCGGTGTTGAAAATGATGTGGATTCCCTGGAAGTTCAAAAGGGCCAGGTGTTTATCTGTTTAGATGATGATGATTTAGTTGTACTGATAGAAAAAATACGCGGACAAGGACTGGAAGTAGGCAAGGATGTAGGTATTATATCGTACAATGAAACGCCCCTGAAAAAGTATATCCTGAAAGGCATCACCACCATATCAACCGATTTTGAGCAGATGGGAGTGAAAGCTGCCAAAATGATATTGAAGAACCAAATGGAGCAGGTGGAATTGGATTGCCGGTTAAAGGTTAGGAATTCGCTGTAA
- a CDS encoding sodium:solute symporter, whose translation MKVLPVLDLAIILVYLVGMVLVGFWFSRKNKSSEAFTKASGLVPGWAIGFSIYATFLSSNTFLGVPGKAFGGNWNAFVFSLSMPLAAWIAVKYFVPFYRNTGEISAYTHLEKRFGPWARTYAVVCFLLTQLARMGSIFFGIALSLQALTGVSMKMIMIVMGISIILYTVTGGIKAVIWTEVVQGIIKTLGAMLIIYLVVINVPGGYAKIIEIGKADHKFSLGSFALNFTEPTFWVILLYGFFINLNNFGMDQNYIQRYHTAKSTKQAAKSVWLCVYLYVPASFLFFVIGSCLYAYYAQHPDLIEIIKHQVIAERLPATASASEVSQAMAKLTPADYGDKIMPHFMVTRIPAGLVGLIVAAILSAAMSTISSGMNSSATVFTVDIYKRYFKPGISEKQNLRLLHIMTVVFGIAGMIAGIGMIGVKSILDVWWQLSGIFAAGMLGLFLLGMISRRTNNHEAMAATIIGVLVILWLTFPKLIPEQYAALRSTLNTNMIIVIGTLTIFLVGVLLTKVKTQAVTATK comes from the coding sequence ATGAAAGTTTTACCGGTGCTCGATCTGGCCATTATATTGGTATACCTGGTGGGTATGGTGTTGGTTGGCTTTTGGTTCTCGCGTAAAAATAAAAGCAGTGAGGCGTTCACCAAAGCATCGGGACTGGTGCCGGGCTGGGCCATTGGATTTTCCATTTACGCCACTTTTTTAAGCAGTAATACGTTTTTAGGCGTGCCCGGTAAAGCTTTTGGAGGTAACTGGAATGCGTTTGTATTTAGCCTCAGCATGCCCCTTGCTGCCTGGATAGCCGTTAAATATTTTGTACCATTTTACCGTAACACCGGCGAAATTTCAGCCTATACACATTTAGAAAAACGATTTGGCCCTTGGGCGCGCACGTATGCCGTGGTTTGCTTTTTGTTGACGCAATTGGCCCGCATGGGTTCCATATTCTTCGGCATCGCGTTGAGCTTGCAGGCGCTTACAGGCGTATCCATGAAAATGATCATGATCGTAATGGGTATCTCCATCATTCTATATACAGTAACCGGCGGGATCAAAGCCGTGATATGGACAGAAGTGGTGCAGGGCATCATTAAAACCCTGGGCGCAATGCTGATCATTTATTTAGTGGTGATAAACGTCCCCGGTGGATATGCTAAGATCATCGAGATAGGCAAGGCCGACCATAAATTTAGTTTGGGCAGTTTCGCACTGAACTTTACCGAACCCACCTTTTGGGTGATATTGCTGTACGGTTTCTTTATCAACCTGAACAATTTCGGGATGGATCAAAACTACATCCAGCGTTATCATACCGCAAAATCAACTAAGCAGGCTGCCAAGTCAGTATGGTTATGTGTGTATTTATATGTGCCCGCGTCGTTCCTGTTTTTTGTAATAGGAAGCTGTTTGTATGCTTATTACGCGCAGCATCCGGATCTGATTGAAATCATAAAACACCAGGTAATTGCTGAGCGCTTGCCCGCTACCGCAAGCGCATCTGAAGTAAGCCAAGCTATGGCCAAACTAACGCCTGCTGATTATGGCGACAAGATAATGCCCCATTTTATGGTTACCCGTATCCCCGCCGGTTTGGTGGGGTTGATTGTTGCGGCCATTTTATCGGCAGCAATGAGTACCATCAGCTCAGGAATGAATTCCTCGGCCACAGTGTTTACGGTAGATATTTATAAAAGATACTTTAAGCCCGGTATTAGCGAAAAGCAAAATCTGCGCTTACTGCATATCATGACGGTTGTATTTGGCATAGCAGGGATGATTGCCGGGATAGGGATGATAGGGGTTAAAAGCATTTTAGATGTATGGTGGCAACTATCGGGCATTTTTGCGGCAGGTATGCTGGGATTGTTCTTGCTGGGGATGATCAGCCGGCGGACAAATAATCACGAAGCCATGGCGGCCACCATTATTGGCGTGCTGGTAATCCTGTGGCTAACTTTTCCTAAGCTAATACCCGAACAATACGCTGCACTGCGCAGCACTTTGAACACTAATATGATCATCGTAATAGGCACCCTCACCATATTTTTGGTAGGTGTGCTGTTAACTAAAGTAAAAACACAGGCTGTAACAGCCACGAAATAA
- a CDS encoding dihydrodipicolinate synthase family protein codes for MTKKEKGFIPVMLTPFKNNGDIDYDILTKLTEIYLKAGASGLFANCLSSEMFELEDDEKLQAIKHIIKVVDGAVPVVATGTFGGPISKQADFVKRVHDTGTQAVIILNSLIAAETDSDDIFNERIFDLFNQTDNIPLGFYECPVPYKRLLSPQQLIDFVATGRVIYHKDTCLDINLVKQKLEAGEANAAFGLYDAYMVHAVESLKAGSAGLSCIQGNFFPELIVWLCKNYAEDSKAHEVNMVQQFLIDNMDVMHNVYPIIAKYWLTKRGLNISTITRRNVGVFTPTTRKQIEHLYGDYNLLKDHIGIMNLM; via the coding sequence ATGACTAAGAAAGAAAAAGGGTTTATCCCGGTGATGCTGACGCCATTTAAAAACAACGGCGATATTGATTATGATATACTTACCAAGCTAACAGAGATATACCTGAAGGCAGGCGCCTCGGGCCTGTTTGCCAACTGCTTAAGCAGCGAAATGTTTGAACTGGAAGATGACGAAAAGTTACAAGCTATTAAGCATATTATAAAAGTGGTTGATGGCGCGGTGCCAGTTGTGGCCACAGGCACCTTCGGCGGACCTATTAGTAAGCAAGCTGATTTTGTAAAACGCGTGCACGATACCGGCACCCAGGCGGTGATTATATTAAACAGCCTTATTGCCGCTGAAACGGATAGTGACGATATATTTAATGAACGTATCTTCGATCTTTTTAACCAAACCGATAATATCCCTTTGGGATTTTACGAGTGCCCGGTGCCTTATAAAAGGTTATTATCGCCGCAGCAGCTGATAGATTTTGTGGCAACCGGGAGGGTGATCTATCATAAAGATACCTGCCTTGATATTAACCTGGTGAAACAAAAGCTGGAGGCAGGAGAAGCCAACGCCGCTTTTGGTTTGTATGATGCTTACATGGTACACGCGGTAGAATCGCTGAAGGCAGGTTCGGCTGGGTTATCATGTATTCAGGGTAATTTCTTTCCGGAGCTAATTGTGTGGCTATGTAAAAACTATGCCGAAGATTCGAAAGCACACGAGGTAAACATGGTGCAGCAGTTTTTAATTGATAATATGGATGTGATGCACAACGTTTATCCTATTATAGCTAAATACTGGCTTACTAAGCGCGGGCTAAATATTAGTACCATTACCCGGCGCAACGTAGGGGTGTTCACTCCAACAACCCGTAAGCAAATAGAGCATTTATATGGCGATTATAATTTGCTAAAAGACCATATAGGAATAATGAATTTAATGTAA
- a CDS encoding DUF4251 domain-containing protein — MNPLKFTLLIILFVAGSNLAHAQGTAADLKKIADGKMFSFKPIAANIVETSTNASFVNTTPSMGNGHIVLKGDYVITIKPDSIVSYLPYFGDNFIQDQVNTGQSFTNIDVNENPSKITIKLYDYSVQQKKNGSVQITIKPKDKECKIEKMIFEFTLAGSGKLTMNITDHPTIKYDGKIL, encoded by the coding sequence ATGAATCCATTGAAATTTACACTTCTTATCATCCTTTTTGTGGCCGGCAGCAATTTGGCACATGCGCAAGGTACTGCGGCTGATCTAAAAAAGATTGCCGATGGCAAAATGTTCAGTTTCAAGCCAATAGCGGCTAATATTGTAGAAACTTCTACCAATGCCAGTTTTGTGAACACAACACCGTCTATGGGTAATGGTCATATTGTCCTTAAGGGCGATTATGTGATTACCATCAAACCTGATTCAATAGTTTCTTATTTACCATACTTTGGCGATAACTTTATCCAAGACCAGGTTAATACGGGGCAAAGTTTTACTAATATCGATGTCAATGAAAACCCGAGTAAAATAACCATCAAACTTTACGATTATTCGGTACAGCAAAAGAAAAATGGTTCGGTACAAATAACTATCAAACCAAAAGATAAGGAATGCAAGATAGAAAAAATGATATTTGAGTTTACGCTTGCAGGGAGTGGAAAGTTAACCATGAATATTACTGACCACCCTACAATAAAGTATGACGGTAAGATATTATAG